A stretch of the Microcebus murinus isolate Inina chromosome 6, M.murinus_Inina_mat1.0, whole genome shotgun sequence genome encodes the following:
- the LOC105862115 gene encoding olfactory receptor 4F15-like, translating into MDGLNDSLVSEFVLLGLSSSQKTKVFLILAFSLLYLGIILGNLFIVFLVIADSQLQSPMYFLLANLSLIDVGLSSTAIPKMISDLSNEYKIISFQSCMTQICFIHIMGGVEMVLLIAMAFDRYTAICKPLHYLNIMSPKRCVSFVITGWVTGVIHAMSQFAFVINLPFCGPNKVDSFYCDFPRIIKLACTEGAKFEFVVAANSGFMSMGTFFLLILSYIFILATVWKRSSGDLSKAFVTLSAHITVVVLFFTPCMFLYVWPFPTSSVDKYLFIVDFAVTPALNPVIYTLRNKDMKIAILRLSKRRHYVRLC; encoded by the coding sequence ATGGATGGATTAAATGACTCCTTGGTTTCTGAGTTTGTGTTGCTAGGACTGTCTAGTTCTCAGAAAACCAAAGTTTTCCTCATTCTGGCATTCTCCTTGCTGTATTTAGGGATCATCCTGGGAAATCTCTTCATTGTGTTCTTGGTAATTGCTGACTCTCAGCTACAGTCCCCTATGTACTTCCTGCTGGCCAACCTGTCCCTCATTGACGTGGGCCTTTCCTCTACTGCAATCCCCAAGATGATCTCAGACCTTTCAAATGagtacaaaataatttctttccaaaGTTGTATGACTCAGATATGCTTCATCCATATCATGGGAGGAGTGGAGATGGTGCTGCTCATAGCCATGGCATTCGACAGGTATACGGCAATCTGTAAGCCTCTCCACTACTTGAACATTATGAGCCCTAAAAGATGTGTTTCATTTGTAATCACGGGCTGGGTAACTGGAGTGATCCATGCTATGTCTCAATTTGCTTTTGTTATCAACTTGCCTTTTTGTGGCCCTAATAAGGTAGACAGCTTTTATTGTGACTTTCCCAGGATCATAAAACTTGCATGCACAGAGGGAGCCAAGTTTGAGTTTGTTGTTGCTGCCAACAGTGGGTTTATGAGCATGGGCACCTTCTTTCTGCTCATCCTTTCCTACATCTTCATTTTGGCCACTGTCTGGAAACGTTCTTCTGGAGACTTATCCAAGGCCTTTGTCACTTTGTCAGCTCACATCACTGTGGTTGTTCTTTTTTTCACTCCATGCATGTTTCTTTATGTGTGGCCTTTCCCCACATCATCAGTTGACAAATATCTGTTCATTGTTGACTTTGCTGTCACCCCTGCCTTGAATCCTGTCATCTATACATTAAGGAACAAAGATATGAAGATAGCCATATTAAGATTGAGCAAACGGAGGCATTATGTCAGATTGTGCTGA
- the LOC109730536 gene encoding olfactory receptor 4F15-like, producing MGGLNDSVVTELVLLALSCSREKKLFLILVCSLLYIGVILGNLVIVVLVIADSHLQSPMYFLLANLSLIDVGLSSTTIPKIITDLLNEYNIISFQSCMTQICFIHTMGGVEMVLLIAMAFDRCVAICKPLHYLKIMNPKMCVSFVITGWVTGVIHAMSQFAFVINLPFCGPNKVDSFYCDFPKIIRLACTDGAKFQFIVVANSGFMSLGTFILLILSYAFILITVWKRSSGDLSKAFVTLSAHITVVFLFFTPCIVLYVWPSPPPSVDKNLFIVDFAITPVLNPVIYTLRNKDIRVAIKRLHKKRPYSRFC from the coding sequence ATGGGTGGACTAAATGACTCTGTGGTCACTGAACTTGTGTTACTGGCCCTTTCTTGTTCTAGAGAGAAAAAACTTTTTCTCATCTTGGTATGTTCTTTGCTCTATATAGGGGTTATCCTGGGAAACCTTGTCATCGTTGTTTTGGTAATTGCTGATTCTCACTTACAGTCCCCTATGTACTTCCTCCTGGCCAACCTGTCCCTCATTGACGTGGGTCTTTCCTCTACAACAATCCCCAAGATAATCACAGATCttttaaatgaatacaatatAATTTCTTTCCAAAGTTGTATGACTCAGATATGCTTCATCCATACCATGGGAGGAGTGGAGATGGTGCTGCTCATAGCCATGGCATTTGATAGGTGTGTAGCAATCTGTAAGCCTCTCCACTACTTGAAAATCATGAACCCTAAAATGTGTGTTTCATTTGTAATCACTGGCTGGGTAACTGGAGTGATCCATGCTATGTCTCAATTTGCTTTTGTTATCAACCTGCCTTTTTGTGGCCCTAATAAAGTAGACAGCTTTTATTGTGACTTTCCCAAGATCATAAGACTTGCATGCACAGATGGAGCCAAATTTCAGTTCATTGTTGTTGCCAACAGTGGGTTTATGAGCCTGGGCACCTTCATCCTGCTAATCCTTTCCTATGCTTTCATTTTGATCACCGTCTGGAAACGTTCTTCAGGAGATTTATCTAAGGCATTTGTCACTTTGTCAGCTCACATcactgtggtttttttgttttttactccaTGCATAGTTCTCTATGTCTGGCCTTCTCCCCCACCATCAGTTGATAAAAATCTGTTCATTGTTGACTTTGCCATCACCCCTGTCCTAAATCCTGTCATTTATACATTAAGGAACAAAGACATAAGGGTAGCAATAAAAAGATTGCACAAAAAGAGACCTTACTCCAGATTTTGTTGA